A stretch of the Aegilops tauschii subsp. strangulata cultivar AL8/78 chromosome 4, Aet v6.0, whole genome shotgun sequence genome encodes the following:
- the LOC109742595 gene encoding uncharacterized protein: protein MGFERWVLLPSAEKAFKEATVVFLGAVLSVIGDKLVDAYLHVHVAKDLWEALESKFGAADAGSEMYIIEQFHDYKMVENRPVLEQAHEIICIFKELELLKCELLDKCHWPSRGMMVNAWATSRDPWYWKDPEEFSPERFEEDGAVDFHGLHFEFTPFGAGRRMCPGYNYGLAGMKLTLL from the exons ATGGGGTTTGAAAGGTGGGTTTTACTTCCTTCTGCG gagaaggcgttcAAGGAGGCCACCGTTGTGTTCCTCGGAGCAGTTCTTAGCGTGATCGGAGATAAACTGGTCGACGCATATTTACATGTGCACGTCGCCaaggacttgtgggaggcgctcgAATCTAAGTTCGGGGCCGCCGATGCTGGGAGCGAGATGTATATTATAGAGCAGTTTCACGATTACAAGATGGTTGAAAACCGTCCTGTAttggagcaggctcatgagataatatgcattTTTAAGGAGCTTGAGCTTCTTAAGTGCGAGTTACTGGACAA ATGTCATTGGCCATCTCGAGGGATGATGGTGAATGCGTGGGCGACCTCGAGGGACCCGTGGTACTGGAAGGACCCGGAGGAGTTCTCGCCGGAGCGGTTCGAGGAGGACGGTGCCGTCGACTTCCACGGGCTCCACTTCGAGTTCACACCGTTCGGGGCCGGGAGGAGGATGTGCCCCGGGTACAACTACGGGCTCGCCGGCATGAAGCTCACTCTGCTGTAG
- the LOC109742644 gene encoding premnaspirodiene oxygenase-like, whose product MEDATYNTILVVLLAVSMIYFFKPASGRRPPGPRTLPIIGSVHHFVNTLVHRRLRDLAGVHGPIMMLKIGPMPLVVVTSRELAREVLKVQDPNFANRPRLLVGGICGYGWTDIIFAPTSDYWRKIRKLCIHEILSPKRVLQFQFIREEEVQRQVDLIRAAAAAGEPVDVTRMVYDISSRTISRSAFGEVRPDMPVFQHAIKRVVGLSSGFNVPDLFPRLKEVLGEATGMKRKLREIHRTFDDILVDIIEGRRRVRADKIAAGKDVVDENVVDVMLSLQKGDNPWGFPVTDNTIKAVVLDMFAGGTGTSGSSTEWAMSEIMRTPRVMKKLQDEVRRAFHGKESISETELRSNSVRYLKLTMKEAIRLHPAAPLLVPRESIETTEIGGYVVPAKSRMVVNAWAISRDPRYWKDPEEFVPERFEEDGAVDFHGLHFEFTPFGAGRRMCPGYNYGLAGMELTLLQLMYHFDWRLPAGVEEVDMAESMGLGVRRKNPLMLYATPYIVPPPAAPLAST is encoded by the exons ATGGAGGACGCCACGTACAACACCATCCTCGTGGTCCTCCTGGCCGTGTCCATGATCTACTTCTTCAAGCCCGCCTCAGGCCGCCGACCGCCGGGCCCGCGCACGCTCCCCATCATCGGGAGCGTGCACCACTTCGTGAACACCCTGGTGCACCGGAGACTCCGGGACCTGGCCGGCGTGCACGGGCCCATCATGATGCTCAAGATCGGGCCGATGCCGCTGGTGGTGGTGACGTCGCGGGAGCTGGCGCGCGAGGTGCTCAAGGTGCAGGACCCCAACTTCGCCAACCGGCCCCGGCTGCTGGTTGGGGGCATCTGCGGCTATGGCTGGACCGACATCATCTTCGCGCCCACCAGCGATTACTGGCGCAAGATCCGCAAGCTCTGCATCCACGAGATCCTCAGCCCCAAGCGCGTGCTCCAGTTCCAGTTCATACGCGAGGAGGAGGTGCAGAGGCAGGTGGACCtcatccgcgccgccgccgcggccggcGAGCCCGTCGACGTCACCAGGATGGTGTACGACATCAGCAGCCGGACCATCTCGAGGTCGGCGTTCGGGGAGGTGCGGCCCGACATGCCGGTGTTCCAGCACGCCATCAAGCGCGTTGTTGGGCTGTCCAGTGGGTTCAACGTGCCCGACCTCTTCCCGCGGCTCAAGGAGGTGCTCGGCGAGGCCACCGGGATGAAGAGGAAGCTGCGAGAGATCCACCGGACGTTCGACGACATACTCGTGGACATCATCGAGGGGAGGCGGAGGGTGCGCGCCGACAAGATCGCTGCCGGTAAGGATGTCGTCGATGAGAACGTCGTCGACGTCATGCTCTCCTTGCAGAAGGGTGACAACCCCTGGGGGTTCCCGGTCACGGACAACACCATCAAAGCAGTCGTACTG GACATGTTTGCCGGCGGCACGGGGACCTCCGGCTCGTCGACGGAGTGGGCGATGTCCGAGATCATGCGCACCCCGCGCGTGATGAAGAAGCTGCAGGACGAGGTCCGGCGAGCCTTCCACGGCAAGGAGAGCATCAGCGAGACGGAGCTCCGCAGCAACAGCGTCAGGTACCTGAAGCTCACCATGAAGGAGGCGATCCGGCTGCACCCGGCGGCGCCATTGCTGGTGCCTAGAGAGAGCATTGAGACGACGGAGATCGGCGGGTACGTGGTGccggccaagtccaggatggtgGTGAACGCGTGGGCGATCTCAAGGGACCCGCGGTACTGGAAGGACCCGGAGGAGTTCGTGCCGGAGCGGTTCGAGGAGGACGGCGCGGTGGACTTCCACGGGCTCCATTTCGAGTTCACGCCGTTCGGGGCCGGGAGGAGGATGTGCCCAGGGTACAACTACGGACTCGCCGGCATGGAGCTCACGCTGCTGCAGCTCATGTACCACTTCGACTGGAGGCTGCCCGCCGGCGTGGAAGAGGTGGACATGGCGGAGTCCATGGGGCTCGGCGTGCGCAGGAAGAACCCCCTCATGCTCTATGCCACTCCTTACATTGtccctcctcctgctgctccctTAGCTTCGACATGA
- the LOC109742592 gene encoding FLUCTUATING-LIGHT-ACCLIMATION protein 1, chloroplastic, which translates to MAAASLLEPARFLSPHHPRSLPPPPRRGPHHLRPSPLPARARFPRLRAHQASPIPPCPVAAEPAARPPPHALLDALKRSLLDSLAALRKPALALLLAGALLAAAAPHHAALAASGGRVGGSAFSSRSSRSSPAPSYGYTAPAPRMGGGYSSAPFYSPSPFVSVGPAFGIGFGGSGFLLTLVGFAAFLYLGGFLTDSSGGGSVLTDTQKTTVLKLQVGLLGMARSFQKELDQIAEKADTSTPAGLSFVLAETTLALLRHPDCCISAYSTVDVKRSMDDGEKRFNQLSIEERGKFDEETLVNVNSIKRQKAGTQRSSGFSNEYIVITILVAAEGVYKLPTINSSSDLKTALQMLGGVPSSKIMAVEVLWTPQNENDTLSERELLEDYPLLRPL; encoded by the exons atggccgccgcctccctcctcgAGCCCGCCCGCTTCCTCTCCCCGCACCACCCGCGCTCGCTCCCGCCCCCGCCCCGCCGCGGCCCGCACCACCTCCGCCCCTCGCCCCTCCCCGCCCGCGCCCGCTTCCCGCGCCTCCGCGCCCACCAGGCATCCCCCATCCCCCCGTGCCCCGTCGCCGCCGAGCCGGCAGCAAGACCGCCACCCCACGCGCTTCTCGACGCGCTCAAGCGGTCCCTGCTCGACTCGCTGGCGGCGCTCAGGAAGCCCGCGCTGGCGCTCCTCCTGGCCGGCGCGCTGCTCGCGGCCGCGGCGCCCCACCACGCGGCGCTGGCGGCGTCCGGCGGCCGCGTCGGCGGGTCCGCCTTCTCCTCCCGCTCCTCGCGGTCCTCCCCGGCCCCGTCCTACGGGTACACCGCGCCGGCGCCCAGGATGGGGGGCGGGTACTCCTCCGCGCCCTTCTACTCGCCCTCGCCCTTCGTGTCCGTCGGCCCCGCCTTCGGCATCGGCTTCGGGGGCTCCGGCTTCCTCCTGACCCTCGTCGGCTTCGCCGCGTTCCTCTACCTCGGTGGcttcctcaccgactcctccggGGGCGGAAGCGTGCTCACCGACACGCAGAAGACCACCGTCCTCAAGCTGCAG GTTGGCTTACTAGGCATGGCCCGATCATTTCAAAAGGAGCTTGATCAAATAGCCGAGAAAGCAGATACGTCAACCCCAGCTGGGTTGAGCTTTGTACTAGCAG AGACAACATTGGCATTACTTCGGCATCCAGATTGCTGTATCTCAGCTTATTCAACA GTGGATGTCAAACGAAGCATGGATGATGGGGAGAAACGTTTCAATCAACTGTCAATTGAGGAACGAGGCAAGTTTGATGAAGAGACACTCGTGAATGTGAACAGTATCAAGAGGCAAAAAGCAGGCACTCAAAGATCAAGTGGTTTTAGCAACGAGTACATTGTG ATTACCATATTGGTTGCTGCTGAGGGGGTGTACAAGCTACCTACTATAAACAGCAGCAGTGACCTGAAGACAGCTCTACAAATGCTTGGTGGCGTACCGTCAAGCAAAATAATG GCGGTCGAGGTCTTATGGACACCACAGAATGAGAACGACACATTGTCGGAGCGGGAACTCCTGGAAGATTACCCACTTTTGAGGCCCCTATAG
- the LOC109742593 gene encoding proteasome subunit beta type-2, translated as MECVIGVVGRDFAVVAADTSAVQSILVHKTDEDKIMLLDSHKLMGASGEPGDRVQFTEFIQKNLHLYQFRNNMPLSTAATANFTRGELATALRKNPYSVNIILAGFDKDAGASMYYIDYIATLHKIDKGAFGYGSYFCLSLMDKLYRPDMTVEEAVDLVDKCIKEIRLRLVVAPQNFAIKIVDKDGARDYARREIGGDSPATATATIATTA; from the exons ATGGAGTGCGTCATCGGCGTGGTCGGCCGCGACTTCGCGGTCGTGGCGGCGGACACGTCCGCCGTGCAGAGCATCCTCGTCCACAAGACGGACGAGGACAAGATCATGCTCCTCGACTCCCACAAGCTCATGGGCGCCTCCGGCGAGCCCGGCGACCG CGTGCAGTTCACCGAGTTCATCCAGAAGAACCTCCACCTCTACCAGTTCCGCAACAACATGCCGCTCAGCACCGCCGCCACCGCCAACTTCACCCGCGGCGAGCTCGCCACCGCCCTCCGCAAG AATCCCTACTCTGTAAACATCATACTTGCAGGGTTTGATAAAGACGCTGGTGCATCGATGTACTACATTGACTACATCGCGACGCTCCACAAGATCGACAAGGGAGCATTCGGGTATGGGTCGTACTTCTGTTTGTCGCTGATGGACAAGTTGTACCGCCCTGACATGACTGTTGAGGAAGCGGTGGACCTTGTTGACAAGTGCATCAAGGAGATCAGACTCCGGCTGGTCGTCGCGCCCCAGAATTTCGCCATCAAGATCGTGGACAAGGATGGCGCCAGGGACTATGCTAGGCGTGAGATCGGAGGTGACAGTCctgcaaccgcaaccgcaacaaTAGCAACAACTGCCTGA